The following coding sequences lie in one Notolabrus celidotus isolate fNotCel1 chromosome 20, fNotCel1.pri, whole genome shotgun sequence genomic window:
- the olfm2a gene encoding noelin-2a isoform X1: MSVPMLKIGAVLSTMAMVTNWMSQTLPSLVGLNGTTISRGGTSERIVSALYPSPEEGWQIYSSAQDADGKCICTVVAPAQNMCNRDPRSRQLRQLMEKVQNISQSMEVLDLRTYRDLQYVRNTESLMKVVDGKLKVASENPRSLNPKGFQELKNKVTELLPLLPVLEQYKTDAKMILRLREEVRNLSLVLMAIQEEMGAYDYEELRQRVLLLETRLHSCMQKLGCGKLTGVSNPITVRASGSRFGFWMTDTMIPSLDSRVWSMDGYFKGRRVLEYRTMNDFMKGQNFVQHLLPHPWAGTGHVVYNGSLYYNKYQSNIIIKYHFRSRSVLIQRSLSGAGYNNTFPYSWGGSSDIDLMADENGLWAVYTTIPNAGNIVISRLEPQSLEVLQTWDTGFPKRSAGESFMICGTLYVTNSHLAGAKIYFAYYTNTSSYEYTDIPFHNQYSHISMMDYNPRERVLYTWNNGHQVLYNVTLFQVIKTSGD, encoded by the exons ATGAGCGTTCCAATGCTAAAGATCGGGGCGGTGCTCAGCACCATGGCCATGGTGACCAACTGGATGTCTCAAACCCTGCCCTCTCTAGTGGGACTCAACGGGACCACCATTTCCAGAGGGGGCACCTCGGAAAGGATTGTCAGC gcccTGTACCCGAGCCCGGAGGAGGGCTGGCAGATCTACAGCTCGGCACAGGACGCAGATGGGAAATGTATCTGTACCGTGGTCGCACCAGCCCAGAACATGTGTAACCGCGACCCACGCAGCAGGCAGCTCCGCCAGCTCATGGAGAAG GTTCAAAATATTAGCCAATCAATGGAGGTGCTGGACCTGCGGACATACAGAGATCTACAGTACGTGAGAAACACGGAGAGTCTAATGAAAGTGGTGGATGGAAAGCTGAAGGTGGCCTCGGAAAATCCCCGCAGTCTCAATCCAAAGGGCTTTCAG GAATTGAAAAACAAGGTGACTGAGTTGCTCCCCCTGCTGCCAGTACTGGAACAATACAAGACAGATGCCAAGATGATTCTTCGCCTTCGGGAGGAGGTGAGGAATCTGTCCTTGGTGCTTATGGCCATCCAAGAAGAGATGGGGGCCTATGACTATGAGGAGCTTCGTCAGAGAGTCCTGCTTCTGGAAACCAGGCTTCACTCCTGCATGCAGAAACTAG GATGTGGGAAGCTGACCGGTGTAAGTAATCCAATCACAGTGCGTGCATCAGGGTCGAGGTTTGGCTTCTGGATGACAGATACCATGATCCCAAGCTTAGACAGCAGA GTGTGGTCCATGGATGGTTACTTCAAAGGACGCCGTGTCCTGGAGTACCGCACAATGAATGATTTCATGAAAGGCCAGAACTTTGTGCAACACTTGCTGCCTCATCCCTGGGCAGGCACTGGTCACGTGGTCTACAACGGCTCACTGTACTACAACAAGTACCAGAGCAACATCATCATCAAGTACCACTTCCGTTCTCGAAGTGTGCTGATACAGCGCAGCCTGAGTGGGGCCGGGTACAACAACACCTTTCCCTACTCCTGGGGCGGCTCCTCTGACATCGACCTTATGGCAGATGAGAACGGCCTGTGGGCCGTTTACACCACCATCCCCAACGCTGGGAACATTGTCATCAGTCGCCTGGAGCCACAGAGTCTGGAAGTGTTGCAAACTTGGGACACAGGTTTTCCCAAACGCAGTGCTGGAGAGTCATTCATGATCTGTGGCACACTTTACGTCACCAACTCCCACCTGGCTGGTGCCAAAATCTACTTTGCCTACTACACCAACACATCGAGCTATGAATACACAGACATCCCCTTTCACAATCAATACTCCCACATCTCCATGATGGACTATAACCCCAGGGAGAGGGTCCTGTACACATGGAACAACGGACACCAGGTGCTCTACAATGTCACACTGTTCCAGGTTATTAAGACTTCTGGGGACTGA
- the olfm2a gene encoding noelin-2a isoform X2: MHLFSAMFLLVMLAVMPSEALYPSPEEGWQIYSSAQDADGKCICTVVAPAQNMCNRDPRSRQLRQLMEKVQNISQSMEVLDLRTYRDLQYVRNTESLMKVVDGKLKVASENPRSLNPKGFQELKNKVTELLPLLPVLEQYKTDAKMILRLREEVRNLSLVLMAIQEEMGAYDYEELRQRVLLLETRLHSCMQKLGCGKLTGVSNPITVRASGSRFGFWMTDTMIPSLDSRVWSMDGYFKGRRVLEYRTMNDFMKGQNFVQHLLPHPWAGTGHVVYNGSLYYNKYQSNIIIKYHFRSRSVLIQRSLSGAGYNNTFPYSWGGSSDIDLMADENGLWAVYTTIPNAGNIVISRLEPQSLEVLQTWDTGFPKRSAGESFMICGTLYVTNSHLAGAKIYFAYYTNTSSYEYTDIPFHNQYSHISMMDYNPRERVLYTWNNGHQVLYNVTLFQVIKTSGD; this comes from the exons gcccTGTACCCGAGCCCGGAGGAGGGCTGGCAGATCTACAGCTCGGCACAGGACGCAGATGGGAAATGTATCTGTACCGTGGTCGCACCAGCCCAGAACATGTGTAACCGCGACCCACGCAGCAGGCAGCTCCGCCAGCTCATGGAGAAG GTTCAAAATATTAGCCAATCAATGGAGGTGCTGGACCTGCGGACATACAGAGATCTACAGTACGTGAGAAACACGGAGAGTCTAATGAAAGTGGTGGATGGAAAGCTGAAGGTGGCCTCGGAAAATCCCCGCAGTCTCAATCCAAAGGGCTTTCAG GAATTGAAAAACAAGGTGACTGAGTTGCTCCCCCTGCTGCCAGTACTGGAACAATACAAGACAGATGCCAAGATGATTCTTCGCCTTCGGGAGGAGGTGAGGAATCTGTCCTTGGTGCTTATGGCCATCCAAGAAGAGATGGGGGCCTATGACTATGAGGAGCTTCGTCAGAGAGTCCTGCTTCTGGAAACCAGGCTTCACTCCTGCATGCAGAAACTAG GATGTGGGAAGCTGACCGGTGTAAGTAATCCAATCACAGTGCGTGCATCAGGGTCGAGGTTTGGCTTCTGGATGACAGATACCATGATCCCAAGCTTAGACAGCAGA GTGTGGTCCATGGATGGTTACTTCAAAGGACGCCGTGTCCTGGAGTACCGCACAATGAATGATTTCATGAAAGGCCAGAACTTTGTGCAACACTTGCTGCCTCATCCCTGGGCAGGCACTGGTCACGTGGTCTACAACGGCTCACTGTACTACAACAAGTACCAGAGCAACATCATCATCAAGTACCACTTCCGTTCTCGAAGTGTGCTGATACAGCGCAGCCTGAGTGGGGCCGGGTACAACAACACCTTTCCCTACTCCTGGGGCGGCTCCTCTGACATCGACCTTATGGCAGATGAGAACGGCCTGTGGGCCGTTTACACCACCATCCCCAACGCTGGGAACATTGTCATCAGTCGCCTGGAGCCACAGAGTCTGGAAGTGTTGCAAACTTGGGACACAGGTTTTCCCAAACGCAGTGCTGGAGAGTCATTCATGATCTGTGGCACACTTTACGTCACCAACTCCCACCTGGCTGGTGCCAAAATCTACTTTGCCTACTACACCAACACATCGAGCTATGAATACACAGACATCCCCTTTCACAATCAATACTCCCACATCTCCATGATGGACTATAACCCCAGGGAGAGGGTCCTGTACACATGGAACAACGGACACCAGGTGCTCTACAATGTCACACTGTTCCAGGTTATTAAGACTTCTGGGGACTGA
- the olfm2a gene encoding noelin-2a isoform X3, producing MCNRDPRSRQLRQLMEKVQNISQSMEVLDLRTYRDLQYVRNTESLMKVVDGKLKVASENPRSLNPKGFQELKNKVTELLPLLPVLEQYKTDAKMILRLREEVRNLSLVLMAIQEEMGAYDYEELRQRVLLLETRLHSCMQKLGCGKLTGVSNPITVRASGSRFGFWMTDTMIPSLDSRVWSMDGYFKGRRVLEYRTMNDFMKGQNFVQHLLPHPWAGTGHVVYNGSLYYNKYQSNIIIKYHFRSRSVLIQRSLSGAGYNNTFPYSWGGSSDIDLMADENGLWAVYTTIPNAGNIVISRLEPQSLEVLQTWDTGFPKRSAGESFMICGTLYVTNSHLAGAKIYFAYYTNTSSYEYTDIPFHNQYSHISMMDYNPRERVLYTWNNGHQVLYNVTLFQVIKTSGD from the exons ATGTGTAACCGCGACCCACGCAGCAGGCAGCTCCGCCAGCTCATGGAGAAG GTTCAAAATATTAGCCAATCAATGGAGGTGCTGGACCTGCGGACATACAGAGATCTACAGTACGTGAGAAACACGGAGAGTCTAATGAAAGTGGTGGATGGAAAGCTGAAGGTGGCCTCGGAAAATCCCCGCAGTCTCAATCCAAAGGGCTTTCAG GAATTGAAAAACAAGGTGACTGAGTTGCTCCCCCTGCTGCCAGTACTGGAACAATACAAGACAGATGCCAAGATGATTCTTCGCCTTCGGGAGGAGGTGAGGAATCTGTCCTTGGTGCTTATGGCCATCCAAGAAGAGATGGGGGCCTATGACTATGAGGAGCTTCGTCAGAGAGTCCTGCTTCTGGAAACCAGGCTTCACTCCTGCATGCAGAAACTAG GATGTGGGAAGCTGACCGGTGTAAGTAATCCAATCACAGTGCGTGCATCAGGGTCGAGGTTTGGCTTCTGGATGACAGATACCATGATCCCAAGCTTAGACAGCAGA GTGTGGTCCATGGATGGTTACTTCAAAGGACGCCGTGTCCTGGAGTACCGCACAATGAATGATTTCATGAAAGGCCAGAACTTTGTGCAACACTTGCTGCCTCATCCCTGGGCAGGCACTGGTCACGTGGTCTACAACGGCTCACTGTACTACAACAAGTACCAGAGCAACATCATCATCAAGTACCACTTCCGTTCTCGAAGTGTGCTGATACAGCGCAGCCTGAGTGGGGCCGGGTACAACAACACCTTTCCCTACTCCTGGGGCGGCTCCTCTGACATCGACCTTATGGCAGATGAGAACGGCCTGTGGGCCGTTTACACCACCATCCCCAACGCTGGGAACATTGTCATCAGTCGCCTGGAGCCACAGAGTCTGGAAGTGTTGCAAACTTGGGACACAGGTTTTCCCAAACGCAGTGCTGGAGAGTCATTCATGATCTGTGGCACACTTTACGTCACCAACTCCCACCTGGCTGGTGCCAAAATCTACTTTGCCTACTACACCAACACATCGAGCTATGAATACACAGACATCCCCTTTCACAATCAATACTCCCACATCTCCATGATGGACTATAACCCCAGGGAGAGGGTCCTGTACACATGGAACAACGGACACCAGGTGCTCTACAATGTCACACTGTTCCAGGTTATTAAGACTTCTGGGGACTGA